TTTAACCATTCCAACTGAAGCACGCTTCGGAGTATTAGTCACAGAAGAAGAGACCGAACTTTTTAAGCGTACTTTTTCAGCATATAAAATTGAGCACGTTACGAGATACGACATGAACGCCAAAGGCAAGGAGGACCGGTCTCACAAAACACGATTGTGGCGCGATTTGTACTTGGTTGAAAAAAAGTAGCACTTCGCACTCTATATATTACGATTTCTCATTTCAAGAAAAATAATTCTAGCACATCTTTTTGTCATTCCGTACTTGATACGGAATCCGTTAAATGGCAATTAAATAGTATTTGGAAAAGTGGGTTCTACCTTAAGTAAGCATTATTGAATCTCTTTTGAACCTTGGCTTGTACATTGTAAAAGATCCATCCCAGAATTCCGCCAAAACACATTCCCGTTATAACGTCTAAAGGATAATGCACGCCCACATAAATTCGGCTATAGCCTAATAGAACAGCCCAGAATAGAAGTAAAAACGGCAGATATTTATACCATTGTTTCAGTAAAAGACCCAAAAAAACAGCCGTTGCCATGGAACTTGCAGCATGTGCCGAAAAATAACCATAGCGACCACAACCTTCGGCCACAAAGCGTATCACACTTTTTAAACTTTCTACTTGACAGGGCCTCGGACGTTGAATTCCGTGTTTAAAAAGATTCGCTAACTGATCGGTTGCCGTGATCATAAGCGCCACAGTAACCATAATAATTAGAGTTCCCTTGATCCCAAAATGTTTGTACACCAAATAAAGTAAAGCGGCATACAAAGGGATGGAAGCCCATTTTGAAGTCACGATCAACCAAAAGGTGTCCCAGGATTCATTTCCCCAGGAATTAAGGAAGACAAAGAGTTGCGAATCGTATTTCAGTAATTCTTCAATCATTTTCGTAGCGCGCTATTTCCCGATCGTAGAAATCGGTTGCCTCTTTGATATAATTTTCGGTTTCCGCTTCGAGTTCCTTTTCATCGTGTGCATCGAATTCTTCCAACCATTCCACCTCATCGTTTTCAAGATTGATAATGAATCTGGGGAATTCGGTATGTATTACAAAGATAGCCGTTGGGTAATCTGTATTATCGCCAAGTAAGTATTTCGGAAAATCCATATGAGAAAATTTATTCGTTGGTATTCGATTCTGTGAGTATCAAACGTTTCGAAAGATAATTAAATCTAATGAAAAGGAATACTGCCGAAACGGTTAGGCCGGCCAAAAGCCCAATCCAAATTCCCGAACTTCCGTAATCGCTGTGCATACTTAGATAGTACGAAATAGGAAATCCCACTAACCAATACGCAACAAAGGTAATTAAGGTGGGAATTTTTACATCCTGCATGCCTCTAAGCGCACCCAACGCCACTACCTGAATAGCATCACTAATTTGAAATACTGCGGCAATTATCATTAATTGGGAAGCAATTGTGACCACTTCTGCGTTGTCTAAAAGATTAAGCGGATCGTCCATATCCAGATACAACTTTGGAAACGCAACATTAAAGATCATGAATAAAATAGCAAATGCCACGGCCATTATAGTGGTTAGCAAGAAGATGGAATTTGCAATACGGCGTAATTCGGTAAAGCGATTCATTCCCTTTTGGTTGCCCACACGGATCATTGCAGTGACACTAAAGCCCATCGCAACCATAAAGGTCATAGACGATAGGTTGAGGGCAATTTGATTGGCAGCCTGAGGGTTTTTTCCAAGAATCCCTGAAAGCCAAATAGCAGCAGTAAAAACAGCCACTTCAAAAAACATTTGCATGGCCGAGGGGAATCCAAGACCCAGCACTTTTTTAATCATAGCTTTGGTAAGCGTGAATATCTTGATATGAAGCACGTAGTATCTCGATTTATTGTGTCTTGCAAGCAGATACCACAGATAAACCACCATAATTACTCGCGAAGCCAAGGTCCCAATGGCAGCACCTACCACACCTAATTCGGGAGCACCCCATTTTCCGAAAATAAACATATAATTGAGGATGACATTTACAATGTTTGCCGCAATGGTTGCATACATTGGGAAGCGTGTTAGGGATAGGCCATCGCTAAACTGCTTAAATGCTTGAAAAATGATCAGTGGAATTAAGGAAATTGCAACCAGATTTAGGTAAGGCATTGCTAAATCGACCACTTCGGGTGGTTGCTTCATCACATGCATGAGTGGTTTCGCAATAAAAACCATCGACACCAACATAATTCCAAGAACAGTACAGAGAAATAATCCGTGTTTAAAAGAAGACTTTCCGGCTTCGAAATTACCTTCTCCGTCTGCTTCGGCGACTAAGGGAGTAATGGCTGTCGAAAAACCTATTCCCAGGGACATTGCGATAAACATAAAGCTATTTCCCAAAGAAACTGCAGCCAGTTCGGCAGTCCCCATTTGCCCTACCATGATATTATCTACCAAAGCTACTACAGTATGCCCAAGCATCCCAAGAATAACAGGTGTCGCTAGGGAGATATTGTACTTAAATTCGTTGGTGTATTTTGAAAGCAAGGCGCAATTTTAAAACAAGGTGCTAAGGTAAAAAACACAAAACCGAAAAAAGCATAAAACTTTCTTATATTTAAATTCTAAATTTCTACCCATGCAATCTCACGCCAAAACACCCGACGAATACATTGATGCACTGCCTGAAGACCGCAAAGAAGTCATCTCAAAACTGCGTAAAGTGATTCTGAAAAATTTGCCCAAGGGTTTTGAAGAAATGATGAGTTACGGTATGATAGGATATGTGGTACCACATACAATTTATCCGGAGGGATATCATTGCGACCCTGCACTACCACTTCCTTTTATAAATGTAGCATCTCAAAAAAATCACATCGGTTTTTATCATATGGGCATTTACAGCGACCCGAAATTAATGGAATGGTTTTCTTCCGAATATCCTAAACATGTTTCAGGAAAACTCGATATGGGTAAAAGCTGCGTCCGATTTAAAAATATGAATAAAATACCGTTTGAACTACTAGGGGAATTGGTTGGTAAGGTAAGTCCGAAGCAATGGATTGAGCGATATGAAAGTGTTCTTAAGAATTGAAAAAACCGTCTGTAAGTTGCTTTACAGACGGTCCATCAACTAACACATAACCTACTTATTAATAAGTGCTGCGAATAATAACCTGAAGTTTACCAAAAGTTATTTATGATACATCCTCCGTGTATAAAGACAAAGTTTGTTGGAAGAAACAGGTAAACAACAAGCATTCATTTAACTATCTCCAAATATCGATAAGAAAGCAGTGCATTAGGGTAAAGCCTATAATCTTTTACCTTCCTTACAAACGCAATTTGAGTTTAGGACTGAAGTGAACCTATATATTGAGAAGGAGTTACCGAGTGAAATTTCTTAAAACTTTTGTTGAAAGTAACTTTATTATTGAAGCCAACTTCGTACGCTACCTCAATAATACTCATCTTTTTATCGGTTTGATTTTTTAGAATCTCTGAAGCTTCAGTGATTCGATAATGATTTATCAATTCAAAGAAATTTAAGCCAAAGTGTTCATTGATTACCTGGGAGGCATTGTGCCTTGTTGTATCCATTTTTTCTGCTAACATGTCTAAATTAATAGAATTAAGCCTGTATATTTTTTCCTCTTCCAAAAGATAAACCAACTTCTCCCGAAGGTCATGTGAAAAGCTTGGAGTGAGTCCGGATTTCTTATACTTAAACAAATCGGTTGGATCCATTAACTTGACGATTCCCTTAAATATCTCAGGTTGTTCATGCGAAATATAAGCCACATAGAATACCACAAGCACCATCACCATAATTTGAAGGTGAATTAACCAGGGGATGGTGATGACCCTCGTAATAATTCCGGCATAAACTATATACGAAAAAAGATACATCACATTGATTGACATCATATTTCGCTGCCATAAAATTTTATTTTTTTCTTCTTCCCTATGCTCAACTGCCTTTTGATTGTTGACGTTTTGTCTGTACATTTTAAAAATCAAGAAGGCATAAACTGCAAGTGAAATTATCTTTACAATAATTATAGTATATGCTCCGGGCAAGAGAAATCCTTCTTTATCGAATATGACATTAAACTTTTCATTGGCCGACATAAGATAATACGGCATGATGTAAATTAACAGCATAATCGATGGTACTAAATGCAGCGCGTCCCATACCTTAAACTTGTAATTAAAGTTGATTCGTTTAAAATAAAAATAAAGGAGCGGTCCGTATAAAAATGAGAAGGTAGTAGATATGAAAAGTGTATGTGGTAAATGATATTGGTAATTTATCACATACAAACTAAGGTGTAAAATAAATAAGGAATGGAATAAAATAAAGAGGCTAATCAACAAATTTCCTATGCGGTCGACACCTTTTTTTAAATTCAGTAGCACAAAAATATAAAAGCCCAAAAGCCCGGCATATAGGTACAAAATTGATAAAAACGAAACCTTTGGAGTGTATTGTTGTTTTATTTTCTGATAGGCAGTCGAATCCTTTATATTCTGAAAAAGATGGTCGTTTAATATCGACAAATCGGTCGTGGCACTTATATATTTTAGAATATACTCTGAAGCAATTTCGGGTTCGCCTTGCTTTGCAAAATCAATGGCGTGAGCCTTAAAGGCTTCGATAGAATCCTGTGACAAATGCAATGCTTCATTCACTTCGGCCAGGACAAAACGAATGCGACCGTTCTCATAACGTTCCACCCGAAAATCGGGTAGAGTGCTTTCTGTACCGGTTTGCGCTCCTGCATTTAAGAAACAAAAAAGGAACAACACTAGTAAATTGCAAGAGGAAAATGGTATTTGAATTTTTCGTTTCACAACAAATCTTTTCATTAAATTAAAGATACAACTTGTTTCAGAAAAATGAACCGTAAAAGTATCCCCCGATAATAATTTACTAATTATCGTTAGTAAATATTAGCGATATTTGGAGTAAACTATTGTAAAATAAAGGGAATTTTAAAGGAGAATTATTTCGGTTAAAAAATCATTTACTTGTAGACGAAAAATTATTTTTTAATCGATGATACCTCGGTCTTTGTACCATACTTATCCATTAAATAAATAAAGCCTGTCATTGCAGCTGCACCTAATTCGAGTTCGCGTTTGTTTACTGCGTCAAACGTATCATTTGCGGCGTGATGATAATCAAAATATCGTTGTGAATCGGGTCGTAATCCAGCCAACACCATTCCTTCTTCCTTCAACGGACCAATATCTGCACCACTTCCGCCCAACTCGAACGAATGCATTAAGTAAGGTTCAAACAAGGCCTTCCAATTTACTATCTGTTCGAAGTTTGCTTTGTTTGCGTCAATTGAAAATCCTCTAGGCGTGAATCCTCCTGCATCACTTTCCAGTGCAAAAACATGTTTTTCTCCTTTCAGCTTTGCTTCTTCAGCGTATTTGGTTCCGCCGCGAAGTCCGTTCTCTTCGTTCATAAATAATACAACCCTTATACTGTGTTTTGGCTTGTAATTTACTTTTTTCAGCAATCGAAGTACTTCCATAGATTGTACACATCCCGCACCATCGTCGTGTGATCCGTCTCCCAAGTCCCAGGAATCTAAATGTCCGCCAACAACCATATATCTCTTTGGATATACAGAACCTGTTATTTCTCCGATAACATTGTAAGATTGCACATCGTCATACGTCTTGCAATTCTGTTTAAAATAAAACAGCAAATCCGATTTCAACTTTAAAGCACTGCTTAAATAGTCTGCCCCATTTGTGCTAATCGCACAAGCCGGAATACGTTCGTTAACCGGAGTATCACCGTAGGTCATAGAGCCCGTATGAGGAAAGTCATCCTGACGCAGGTTCATGGAGCGGACAATGACACCAACGGCGCCAAATTTAGCTGCCTCCATAGCGCCTGCATAGCGTTGATCCACGCAACCGCCGTACGCTTCAAAAGTATTTATAACGTTAGCTTTCATCGGCCGATTGTAAAACACAATTTTACCTTCAATCTTTGCCCTGCCTAGACGTTCCAAATCCTCAATCCCCGAAACTTCAACAACCTCTGCTTTTAGTCCGCTGTCCGGTGTCGCCACAGAGCCTCCTAAGGCACAAATATCTGTGGTTGAACTTATCCCGGGAGCCGTTTCAATAAAGGCATATTCTTTTACCCCACGGGTCCATTTGGGAACCATTACCGGCTGCAGCCAGACCTTGTCGAGTCCAAGTTCGTTTAACTGAGCTTCGGTATAGCTAACGGCTTGTTCGGCTTGTAATGATCCTGAGAGTCTTCCGCCAATTTCGTTAGACAAATAATCCAACCAGGAGTAGCTCTTCCCCTCTAATAATGCGGCATCGTAAATGGCACGCATCATTAAAGAATCTTCAACATTCACCTTTTGGGATTGTATTTCGGAAGTAATACCAAGTGTAATTACTATTAGGAATAGGGTTCTTAAATTCATCAATTTATTCATGTTCCAACTGTTTTCTATATTCTGAAATTTTAGCTTTAATATCTTCATCCAGCTCCGGTTCTTTAATATCGTTATACTTTTTAAGCTCGTCTAATAGAATGGATGCTACCATAAGACGGGCGGATGGCTTATCGTCTGCCGGAATAACATACCATGGAGCATGAGGCTTTGAAGTTCGATTGAGAATGTCTTCATAGCACACCATATATTTATCCCATAGTTTACGTTCTTCCAGATCCCCCGGTGAAAACTTCCAGTTTTTATTAGGTTTATCCAACCGTCGTAACAATCGGTTTTTTTGTTCTTCCTTGGAAAGATTCAGGAAAAATTTATAAATAAGTGTCCCGTTTTGCGCAATGGTCTTCTCGAAAGCATTGATTTGTTCGAAGCGTTTGTCCCAAAATTTGGTGTTAATATCTTCGGGACTATTCACATTGGGTAAAAGTTCGCCCAAAATATAATTAGGATGTACTCGGGTAACCAGTAGATTTTCATAATGTGTACGGTTAAAAACTCCAAATTTTCCTCTCGCAGGCAGTGCAATATAATGACGCCATAAATAGTCGTGCTTCCGTTCCAATTCGGTTGGGACTTTAAAACTATGAACTACTACGCCGCGCGCATTAAAATCTTTAAATACTTCACGAATCAAGCTGTCTTTTCCGGCTGTATCCATTCCTTGTAAACATACAAGCACGGCATATTTTCCGTGTGCGTATAAGGTATCTTGTAATTCTCCGAGTTTACGACGGGTTATTTGCAATTCATCTTCCAACTGATCTTTTGAAAGTTCTGAATTGACACGTGTGGGCAACTCCGAAATTTTTACTGTACCGTTAATCTTACTATTAGAAGTATTTATTGAATCCATACGTAGTTTATTTTGTTGCGAAAAGTTTTACATCTTCTTCACTAACTTCGTTTCCGCCAAGAATTATTAAGCGTTCCACCACATTCCGTAATTCGCGAATATTACCCGTCCAATCGTATTCTTGCAAAAGATGTAATGCCTTACTCGAAAACTTTTTAGCGGCTGTTCCGTGTTCCTCTGTAATTTTCTTGGTGAAATAATCCACCAACAACGGGATATCTTCCCTTCTTTCATTGAGAGCCGGGACTTTGATTAGAATAACAGCCAGTCTGTGATACAGATCTTCTCTAAATCTACCCTCTTCTATTTCCTGCTTCAGGTCTTTGTTAGTCGCCGCTACAACACGTACATCTACTTTAATATCTCTATCACTTCCCACACGCTGCACTTTGTTTTCCTGTAAAGCTCGCAATACTTTAGCCTGAGCAGAAAGGCTCATATCGCCTACTTCGTCGAGAAAAATAGTACCTCCATTTGCAGCTTCAAATTTACCCGCACGATCCTTATTGGCTGAAGTAAACGCCCCTTTCACGTGTCCGAATAATTCACTTTCAATTAATTCACTCGGGATTGCGGCACAATTCACTTCAATCATAGTTCCATTAGATCGGTCACTTTTTTGATGTAACCAGTGGGCTACTAATTCTTTCCCTGTCCCGTTGGGGCCGGTTATAAGTACTCGTGCTTCGGTAGGAGCAACTTTCTCTATCATTTCTTTAATGTGAGCAATCGCTTTGGATTCCCCAATCATTTCGTAGTTTTTACTGACCTTTTTTTTCAGCCGAGTATTTTCAACCACCAATTCTTTTCGGTCTAATGCTATTCGGACGGTATTGAGCAATCGGTTTAAGTCGGGTGGCTTCGAAATATAATCGAAAGCACCTAATCGCATTGTATTAACAGCAGTGTCCAGATCTCCGTGACCGGATATCATTACTATTGGGATTTCAGGTTTTATTTTTTTAACGGCTTCCAGTACTTCTACCCCATCCATTTTGGGCATTTTAATATCGCAAAGCATGAGGTCGAAATCTTCTTTTTTAACCAGTTCTATTCCGGCAAGACCGTCTTCTGCCTCGGTAACTTCGTAGGTATCGCTTTCTTCAGTGAGAATCTTTACCAGTACCCGGCGAATTGCAGCTTCATCTTCAATAATTAATATTCTTGGCATTATTAGAATTTAAATTTTAAGCCACCTCTAATATAAAAAGTGTTCTTATCATTAATAATATAAGCAGTTTCTCTGTTTTTGTCGCGCAGACGAAATTCATTATATATTGAATGTGCCGCGTACGTATACAAAAGTAAGTGTTCTGTAAAAAAATGTTCGTACCCAATTCCTGTAATTGCCATTGTCATGGATACATTTTCGGCCAAAATCGGGTTATTTGGAAGCGTAATATTTTGTTGGATATTTCCGAAGAAATTGTCCAAGGTTGCAAAAGCCTGAATTGCATCCTTATGATTGTTATTCAGATAATGACGGACATTCGATTTTGGAACACCAATGGTATATGTCCAGTTGGGATGAAACTCTCTGAAATAATTAAAAAGCGGTAAGGGATAGTTTCGCCCCGGCGTAGTTGAATAGGTTAGTCCTAAGATTAAACGCGAGGGATGCGGGATTGAATCGCCCTTTTTATCTTTAATAAAATACACAGCACCTTCATAGATGATGTCATCATTTACGATATTATCTTTAAAATTAGATTGCAATTTCACACCTCCCTTAAAACCAATTCTCCAGTCGTTTTCCAACTTGAAGGTATAACCCAAATAGGCATCTATTTGCTGTACGCTGCTTATAACATTGGGGTCGAATGGAACCGGATCTTCAATATTGATATCAACATAACGATATTCTAATCCAACTACTATAAACTGTTTGGACTCGCCATACAACGGAATGGGAACCTGAACAAGCGCCCTAAAGCGATTTATAGAGTTATCTGATTTTGCAAAAGGAATGTGTAAATACTCTATCCTGGCCAAATCTGTAGTTTGGGCCGTGAGAGTAATAGCAAACAAGAAAAGAACAATACATACTCTAAAATGCTTTTTCATAAAAATTTCTCCTGATCAATCCTCTGCCAAGTTAGCCGAAAGATCTGTATTTGTTTGGTTTGTAAATAAATGAACGTCCCTTTGAGGAAATGGAATGGTAATGTTATTATCACGAAAAAGAGTATCAATTCGAAAACGTATTTCACTTTTAATACGGGGATCGACAAAACTATCGGTTATAAAAAAACAAATACTAAACACGAGTGCCGAATCACCAAAATCTTCGAACAAAACGAATGGTTTTGGAGTTTTTAAAACTCCTTTTTGTGATGCAACACTTTCTAATAACAGTTTTTCCACCTTTTTAGTATCACTGCCATAGGCAACACCCACTCGTACCAATTCTCTTGTGGTTCGATGGTTTTGGGTGTAATTATAAATTGTGTCGGTAATAAATTTGTGATTTGGGATGATAATAATTTTGTCATCTCTTGTTAATGCTCTGGTAGTGCGAAGTTTAATCTCCATCACGCGACCAACTTTCCCTTCAATTTCAATAACATCACCTACCAAGAG
This genomic stretch from Ulvibacter sp. MAR_2010_11 harbors:
- a CDS encoding MATE family efflux transporter, which translates into the protein MLSKYTNEFKYNISLATPVILGMLGHTVVALVDNIMVGQMGTAELAAVSLGNSFMFIAMSLGIGFSTAITPLVAEADGEGNFEAGKSSFKHGLFLCTVLGIMLVSMVFIAKPLMHVMKQPPEVVDLAMPYLNLVAISLIPLIIFQAFKQFSDGLSLTRFPMYATIAANIVNVILNYMFIFGKWGAPELGVVGAAIGTLASRVIMVVYLWYLLARHNKSRYYVLHIKIFTLTKAMIKKVLGLGFPSAMQMFFEVAVFTAAIWLSGILGKNPQAANQIALNLSSMTFMVAMGFSVTAMIRVGNQKGMNRFTELRRIANSIFLLTTIMAVAFAILFMIFNVAFPKLYLDMDDPLNLLDNAEVVTIASQLMIIAAVFQISDAIQVVALGALRGMQDVKIPTLITFVAYWLVGFPISYYLSMHSDYGSSGIWIGLLAGLTVSAVFLFIRFNYLSKRLILTESNTNE
- a CDS encoding M20/M25/M40 family metallo-hydrolase gives rise to the protein MNKLMNLRTLFLIVITLGITSEIQSQKVNVEDSLMMRAIYDAALLEGKSYSWLDYLSNEIGGRLSGSLQAEQAVSYTEAQLNELGLDKVWLQPVMVPKWTRGVKEYAFIETAPGISSTTDICALGGSVATPDSGLKAEVVEVSGIEDLERLGRAKIEGKIVFYNRPMKANVINTFEAYGGCVDQRYAGAMEAAKFGAVGVIVRSMNLRQDDFPHTGSMTYGDTPVNERIPACAISTNGADYLSSALKLKSDLLFYFKQNCKTYDDVQSYNVIGEITGSVYPKRYMVVGGHLDSWDLGDGSHDDGAGCVQSMEVLRLLKKVNYKPKHSIRVVLFMNEENGLRGGTKYAEEAKLKGEKHVFALESDAGGFTPRGFSIDANKANFEQIVNWKALFEPYLMHSFELGGSGADIGPLKEEGMVLAGLRPDSQRYFDYHHAANDTFDAVNKRELELGAAAMTGFIYLMDKYGTKTEVSSIKK
- a CDS encoding phosphatase PAP2 family protein is translated as MIEELLKYDSQLFVFLNSWGNESWDTFWLIVTSKWASIPLYAALLYLVYKHFGIKGTLIIMVTVALMITATDQLANLFKHGIQRPRPCQVESLKSVIRFVAEGCGRYGYFSAHAASSMATAVFLGLLLKQWYKYLPFLLLFWAVLLGYSRIYVGVHYPLDVITGMCFGGILGWIFYNVQAKVQKRFNNAYLR
- a CDS encoding helix-turn-helix domain-containing protein gives rise to the protein MKRFVVKRKIQIPFSSCNLLVLFLFCFLNAGAQTGTESTLPDFRVERYENGRIRFVLAEVNEALHLSQDSIEAFKAHAIDFAKQGEPEIASEYILKYISATTDLSILNDHLFQNIKDSTAYQKIKQQYTPKVSFLSILYLYAGLLGFYIFVLLNLKKGVDRIGNLLISLFILFHSLFILHLSLYVINYQYHLPHTLFISTTFSFLYGPLLYFYFKRINFNYKFKVWDALHLVPSIMLLIYIMPYYLMSANEKFNVIFDKEGFLLPGAYTIIIVKIISLAVYAFLIFKMYRQNVNNQKAVEHREEEKNKILWQRNMMSINVMYLFSYIVYAGIITRVITIPWLIHLQIMVMVLVVFYVAYISHEQPEIFKGIVKLMDPTDLFKYKKSGLTPSFSHDLREKLVYLLEEEKIYRLNSINLDMLAEKMDTTRHNASQVINEHFGLNFFELINHYRITEASEILKNQTDKKMSIIEVAYEVGFNNKVTFNKSFKKFHSVTPSQYIGSLQS
- a CDS encoding mechanosensitive ion channel family protein codes for the protein MQEENVKEKISEVVKDDIWGGIKDFLELGVHFGEGDKQIDITVGLLLLIAVSFIVASFLLKWIRILFTRKMETTDKLKFISVFKFIKYVTYIIVVFSVLSLGGINITPFLAASAALLVGLGLALQELFQDIIAGIFIIIDKSLLVGDVIEIEGKVGRVMEIKLRTTRALTRDDKIIIIPNHKFITDTIYNYTQNHRTTRELVRVGVAYGSDTKKVEKLLLESVASQKGVLKTPKPFVLFEDFGDSALVFSICFFITDSFVDPRIKSEIRFRIDTLFRDNNITIPFPQRDVHLFTNQTNTDLSANLAED
- a CDS encoding sigma-54 dependent transcriptional regulator, which gives rise to MPRILIIEDEAAIRRVLVKILTEESDTYEVTEAEDGLAGIELVKKEDFDLMLCDIKMPKMDGVEVLEAVKKIKPEIPIVMISGHGDLDTAVNTMRLGAFDYISKPPDLNRLLNTVRIALDRKELVVENTRLKKKVSKNYEMIGESKAIAHIKEMIEKVAPTEARVLITGPNGTGKELVAHWLHQKSDRSNGTMIEVNCAAIPSELIESELFGHVKGAFTSANKDRAGKFEAANGGTIFLDEVGDMSLSAQAKVLRALQENKVQRVGSDRDIKVDVRVVAATNKDLKQEIEEGRFREDLYHRLAVILIKVPALNERREDIPLLVDYFTKKITEEHGTAAKKFSSKALHLLQEYDWTGNIRELRNVVERLIILGGNEVSEEDVKLFATK
- a CDS encoding DUF6268 family outer membrane beta-barrel protein, with product MKKHFRVCIVLFLFAITLTAQTTDLARIEYLHIPFAKSDNSINRFRALVQVPIPLYGESKQFIVVGLEYRYVDINIEDPVPFDPNVISSVQQIDAYLGYTFKLENDWRIGFKGGVKLQSNFKDNIVNDDIIYEGAVYFIKDKKGDSIPHPSRLILGLTYSTTPGRNYPLPLFNYFREFHPNWTYTIGVPKSNVRHYLNNNHKDAIQAFATLDNFFGNIQQNITLPNNPILAENVSMTMAITGIGYEHFFTEHLLLYTYAAHSIYNEFRLRDKNRETAYIINDKNTFYIRGGLKFKF
- a CDS encoding PPK2 family polyphosphate kinase translates to MDSINTSNSKINGTVKISELPTRVNSELSKDQLEDELQITRRKLGELQDTLYAHGKYAVLVCLQGMDTAGKDSLIREVFKDFNARGVVVHSFKVPTELERKHDYLWRHYIALPARGKFGVFNRTHYENLLVTRVHPNYILGELLPNVNSPEDINTKFWDKRFEQINAFEKTIAQNGTLIYKFFLNLSKEEQKNRLLRRLDKPNKNWKFSPGDLEERKLWDKYMVCYEDILNRTSKPHAPWYVIPADDKPSARLMVASILLDELKKYNDIKEPELDEDIKAKISEYRKQLEHE
- a CDS encoding DUF1801 domain-containing protein, coding for MQSHAKTPDEYIDALPEDRKEVISKLRKVILKNLPKGFEEMMSYGMIGYVVPHTIYPEGYHCDPALPLPFINVASQKNHIGFYHMGIYSDPKLMEWFSSEYPKHVSGKLDMGKSCVRFKNMNKIPFELLGELVGKVSPKQWIERYESVLKN